Genomic window (Anaerolineae bacterium):
CCTCCCGGTCGGGGCCGGATTGGAGTAGGTGTCCCTGGGCACGGGCAGGGCGGTGGACTGCCCCCGGGCCAGAATGCGGCCGTCGCTGCCGGTCACGGTCAGCTCACACACCATGGATCGGCGGCCGTTGTGGATCACTCGCGCCTCGCCCAGCACTTCCTCCCCCGGCTTGGCGGCGCGGAACGCGTTCAGGCTCCACTGAATGCCCACTGCATCCACCAGCGAATTGACCGCCATGCCGAAGGCGGCGTCCGCCACGGCGAAGAGGAGGGCGCCGTGGGCGATCCCGTGAGCATTGAGGAAGCGGTCCTCCACCGTGACTGCCACCCGGGCGTAGCCCTCCTCCGCCCGTAGCAGCTTCATGCCAAGCTCCTGGACCAGCCGGTCGCCCTGCCAGAACTCCTCGATCCGAGCCATCACCTCATCCGTACGCAACCATAGCGTATCACGTGCCATCTATCAGTACCGGAAGATCGCCGCCAGGGCGCACGCCTCGGGCATGTCCTCCTGGGAGGCGGGGT
Coding sequences:
- a CDS encoding PaaI family thioesterase produces the protein MARIEEFWQGDRLVQELGMKLLRAEEGYARVAVTVEDRFLNAHGIAHGALLFAVADAAFGMAVNSLVDAVGIQWSLNAFRAAKPGEEVLGEARVIHNGRRSMVCELTVTGSDGRILARGQSTALPVPRDTYSNPAPTGRQSSTAR